In Butyricicoccus intestinisimiae, the DNA window AAAACAGCGCGGACGCGATTGCATATATCAAGGAAAACGGTGCGCCGATTGTCATCAAGGCGGACGGTCTGGCTCTGGGCAAGGGCGTTACGGTTGCCATGACAGAGGAAGAAGCCATCGCAGCTGTACATGATGCGATTGATGACGGCAAGTTTGGCGGCGCCGGCGCGCGCGTTGTCATTGAGGAATTCCTGACCGGTCCGGAGGTTTCGGTTTTGGCATTTGTAGACGGCAAGAACCTGTCTACCATGCCGTCTGCGCAGGATCACAAGCGTGCGTATGACCATGACGAAGGCCCGAACACCGGCGGCATGGGTGCGTTCTCTCCGTCCCGCTTCTATACCGAGGACATTGCGCAGACCTGCATGGAGACGATTTTCCGCCCGACTGTCGACGCCATGGCAGCAGAAGGCCGTCCGTTCAGCGGCGTGCTGTATTTTGGTCTGATGCTGACGCCGAAGGGACCGAAGGTTATCGAGTACAATGCCCGCTTCGGTGATCCGGAGACACAGGCTGTTCTGTCCCGTCTGGACAGCGATCTGTTTGATATTATGAACGCAGTGATTGACGGCAAGCTGGATGAAATGGATATCAAGTGGGCAGATAATGCTGCTTGCTGCGTCGTTATGGCTTCCGGCGGCTATCCGCTTGCTTATGAAAAGGGCAAGGAAATTCATGGTCTCGATGCCGTGACAGAATCCGTTGTCTTCCATGCCGGCACCGCCAAGAAGGACGGCAAGATTGTGACCAACGGAGGCCGTGTGCTCGGCGTCACAGCAACCGCTCCGACGCTGGATGAGGCCATTCAGAAGGCATATGCTGATGTCAAGAAGATTTCGTTTGACAAGGCACATTATCGTCTGGATATTGGCATCAAAAAAGGCTAAGAGGTAGAGACAGATGGAAGATTTGAAGAAGAAAATTCTCTCCTGCATGGCGGATGTCATCAAACAGAATGGATTCCGCACGGAATTCTTCGAGGCTGAAAACGGCCAGCAGCCGATGACCCGTGTGGAGCTGAGCCGTTTGGGCAAGGTCAAGCAGGACGTGATTGTGGATATGTGGTTCCCGCCGGCAAAAATGGCGCGGGAAGAAACTGCACTGTTCCAGATGCATGCGACCATGCTGCAGGTGGATTCGGACGCCGTTTCCCGCAATCTGCCGGAGCTCAAGCGTGCGCTGTTTATCATCAACAATTTCTGCACGATTGGCCAGTTTGGCCTGTTTGAGCAGGATGGTGTGGTGTATATGCGCCATAACATCGTGGTAAACATGAAGGACGATCCGGAGCGCATTATCACGGACATTTGTGATTACTTCTCGCTGATGCTCAGCAGCATCCAGCGCTTTGTCGATGCGATTGCACAGATTGCTGTCGGTGCGGTCAACATTGAAGTGGCAAAGGAAATGGATTTGATTCCGAATATTTAATCGGAAACTATCGTATCTTAAGAGCGTGGCTTTGTGCCGCGCTCTTTTTTCATCCATTTGGACAAACTTGGCTCCAATCGGACAAATCTGTGAGATGGTATTGACAGATACCCATAGCGGGTATACAATCAAGGTACCCCTAGGGGGTATATAAGCTCTGTGAGGTAAGACAAATGGAAAACAAAAATTGCTGCTATAAAAAAACAAAACAGCGTTCCGAGGAAGAATACAAAAGCCTCATTCATCGGCTCAACCGCATCGAAGGACAGATTCGCGGCATCCGCGGTATGGTGGAGCGAAGCGCCTATTGTCCGGATATTTTGATACAGTCCGCGGCGGTTACAGCGGCGATGAATGCGTTCAATCGGGAACTGCTGTCCAATCACATCCGAACCTGTGTCGTCAAAGATATTCAGGCGGGAAATGAAGAAGTGATTGACGAGCTGGTAACGACTTTGCAGAAGCTCATGAAATAAAGGAGGTTTATGTTTATGGGAACAATCATTATTGTTGCGATTCTGGTTGTTGTCGCTGTTGTTGCGGCGCGCTCCGGTATGAAGCACATGAAGGGCGAAGGCGGCTGCTGCGGCGGTGGCGGGGATGCTGTTCCGGAACAGCATAAGACGCTGGAGGGCGCAAAAATCGGTGAAAAAACCGTATATATTGAGGGCATGATGTGCGACAACTGCCGCAAGCATGTGGAAAAGCAGCTGGATAAAATCGACGGCGCAGTCGCGCATGCGGATTGGAAAAAGGGCATTGCCATCGTGTCATATGACCGTGCAGTGAGCGATGATGCGATTCGGCAAGCGCTCGCGTGGACGGACTACAAGGTCACAAGCATTGAGGAGAACAAATAACATGAAACAGTATACAGTGACCGGCATGAGTTGCGCCGCATGCAGTGCGCGCGTGGAAAAGGCTGTGTCTCAGGTTTCCGGCGTGACCAGCTGTTCTGTCAGCCTGCTGACCAATTCCATGGGTGTAGAGGGCACGGCATCACCGCAGGAGATTATTCGAGCGGTGACGGATGCGGGTTATGGTGCTTCACTCAAGGGCGCACAGAGCGGGACATCGCAAGCGTCTATGGATATGGATGCGCTGGCAGACCGCGACACGCCGGTACTCAAGCGCCGGTTGATTGCATCGGTTGGATTTTTGCTCGTGCTGATGTATTTTTCCATGGGACATATGATGTGGGGCTGGCCGCTGCCCAAGTGGTTTGAAGGCAATCATGTGGCGATGGGCTTGGTGCAATTGCTGTTGGCAGGCATTGTCATGGTCATCAACCAGAAATTCTTTGTCAGCGGCTTCAAAGGGCTGATTCATCGGGCGCCGAACATGGACACGCTGGTAGCGCTCGGCTCGATGGCATCGTTTGTGTGGAGCGTGTACGCGCTGTTCA includes these proteins:
- the purD gene encoding phosphoribosylamine--glycine ligase, translated to MKVLVIGSGGREHAVCMTLAKSPKVDTIWCAPGNGGIADVATCVDIKATDIDGVVAFSKENKPDLVVVTPDDPLALGMVDALEAVGIRAFGPHKNAAVIEGSKSFAKDLMQKYNIPTAGYAVFENSADAIAYIKENGAPIVIKADGLALGKGVTVAMTEEEAIAAVHDAIDDGKFGGAGARVVIEEFLTGPEVSVLAFVDGKNLSTMPSAQDHKRAYDHDEGPNTGGMGAFSPSRFYTEDIAQTCMETIFRPTVDAMAAEGRPFSGVLYFGLMLTPKGPKVIEYNARFGDPETQAVLSRLDSDLFDIMNAVIDGKLDEMDIKWADNAACCVVMASGGYPLAYEKGKEIHGLDAVTESVVFHAGTAKKDGKIVTNGGRVLGVTATAPTLDEAIQKAYADVKKISFDKAHYRLDIGIKKG
- a CDS encoding metal-sensing transcriptional repressor, whose translation is MENKNCCYKKTKQRSEEEYKSLIHRLNRIEGQIRGIRGMVERSAYCPDILIQSAAVTAAMNAFNRELLSNHIRTCVVKDIQAGNEEVIDELVTTLQKLMK
- a CDS encoding heavy-metal-associated domain-containing protein, whose translation is MGTIIIVAILVVVAVVAARSGMKHMKGEGGCCGGGGDAVPEQHKTLEGAKIGEKTVYIEGMMCDNCRKHVEKQLDKIDGAVAHADWKKGIAIVSYDRAVSDDAIRQALAWTDYKVTSIEENK